From a region of the Burkholderia lata genome:
- a CDS encoding DUF3592 domain-containing protein, with amino-acid sequence MVSDSGRTTAPQTETLIAKGVVFTVVGTCLLIGAALYAQSTREFLRTSVVVPGRVIKLDAGPHHPEIAFTTLAGEHVEYPQGGEVSVEDGATVEVRYAPDAPHMTARMNTFGAIWGGVLTFGGMGAVFFLVGVSQLRSGVRAWRSGRKRA; translated from the coding sequence ATGGTGTCCGATTCCGGCCGCACGACTGCGCCGCAGACGGAAACGCTGATCGCGAAGGGCGTCGTTTTTACCGTCGTGGGTACCTGCCTGCTGATCGGCGCTGCCCTGTACGCGCAGTCGACGCGCGAATTCCTGCGGACGTCGGTCGTCGTGCCGGGGCGGGTCATCAAGCTGGATGCGGGCCCGCATCATCCGGAGATCGCATTCACGACACTTGCGGGTGAGCACGTCGAGTACCCGCAGGGCGGCGAGGTCAGCGTGGAGGACGGCGCGACTGTCGAGGTGCGCTACGCACCCGACGCCCCCCATATGACCGCGCGGATGAACACGTTCGGTGCGATCTGGGGAGGCGTACTGACCTTCGGCGGGATGGGCGCCGTCTTTTTCCTGGTCGGTGTCAGTCAACTGCGCTCGGGCGTGCGCGCGTGGCGCAGCGGGCGCAAGCGCGCGTGA
- a CDS encoding LysR family transcriptional regulator, with translation MSHLPPLSALRAFEAAVRLGGFARAAVELNVSTSAVSHQIRALEESLGARLLERSTGLGGISLTPAGARLLPAVSDALSRLTDACAEIRGTAQRLTVSANAPFSAMWLARRLAEFSSLHPDTPLHAVVLDDEPDYARSGVDLAIVHVPAHRLQADDDVLIQETVFPVCSPELFPYASGHVCRSRLLQEMHENSPEIDWRNWASEFGLPGDFETKIVRYSSFSQVIGAAVGGAGIALGRMPLIEPELRSGRLVPLKPGIERAASWRFVLRRNPSTRHRLLDPLIEFLRREADAEAAPIAGPIVAPASNDSLVRGTGGATGK, from the coding sequence ATGTCGCACCTCCCTCCCCTCAGCGCATTGCGAGCTTTCGAGGCGGCCGTCCGCCTCGGCGGGTTCGCGCGCGCGGCGGTCGAGCTAAACGTGTCGACGAGTGCGGTCAGTCACCAGATTCGCGCGCTCGAGGAATCGCTCGGCGCGCGGCTGCTCGAACGCAGCACGGGGCTCGGCGGCATCAGCCTCACGCCGGCCGGCGCACGCCTGCTGCCGGCCGTCAGCGACGCGCTGTCGCGGCTGACCGATGCCTGTGCCGAGATTCGCGGCACCGCGCAACGGCTCACCGTCTCCGCCAACGCGCCGTTTTCGGCGATGTGGCTCGCACGCCGCCTCGCGGAATTCTCGTCGCTTCATCCCGACACGCCGCTGCATGCCGTCGTGCTCGACGACGAACCGGATTACGCGCGCAGCGGCGTCGACCTGGCGATCGTGCACGTGCCCGCGCACCGGCTGCAGGCCGACGACGACGTGTTGATCCAGGAGACCGTGTTCCCGGTCTGCAGCCCCGAGCTGTTCCCGTACGCATCGGGGCATGTGTGCCGCTCACGGCTGCTGCAGGAGATGCACGAGAACAGCCCCGAGATCGACTGGCGCAACTGGGCATCGGAATTCGGCTTGCCGGGCGACTTCGAGACGAAGATCGTCCGGTACAGCAGCTTCAGCCAGGTGATCGGCGCGGCGGTCGGTGGTGCGGGCATCGCGCTCGGCCGCATGCCGCTGATCGAGCCCGAACTGCGCAGCGGACGCCTGGTGCCGTTGAAGCCGGGCATCGAACGCGCCGCGTCGTGGCGCTTCGTGCTGCGCCGCAACCCGTCGACGCGGCACCGGTTGCTCGATCCGCTGATCGAGTTCCTGCGCCGCGAAGCAGACGCGGAAGCCGCGCCGATCGCGGGCCCGATCGTTGCGCCCGCATCCAACGACAGTCTCGTGCGCGGTACGGGCGGCGCGACCGGCAAGTAA
- the glnQ gene encoding glutamine ABC transporter ATP-binding protein GlnQ: MSMIEFQNVSKSFGHVPVLKHIDLKIDAGEVVVVIGPSGSGKSTMLRCINALEKITGGELLVDGQSVRGNATTIRNIRLEAGMVFQQFNLFPQMTALENVMFGPIQVRGASRADARDQAMALLDKVGLESRANHFPSELSGGQQQRVAIARALAIRPRLMLFDEPTSALDPELRHEVLKVMQDLATEGMTMIVVTHEIGFAKRVGTRLLFMDQGGIAEDGHPVDLIDRPPTPRLKEFLKHVS, encoded by the coding sequence ATGAGCATGATCGAATTCCAGAACGTGTCGAAGAGCTTCGGCCACGTACCGGTGCTGAAGCATATCGACCTGAAGATCGACGCAGGCGAAGTGGTCGTCGTGATCGGCCCGTCCGGCTCGGGCAAGTCGACGATGCTGCGCTGTATCAACGCGCTCGAGAAAATCACCGGCGGCGAGCTGCTCGTCGACGGGCAGAGCGTGCGCGGCAACGCGACGACGATCCGCAACATCCGGCTCGAAGCCGGCATGGTGTTCCAGCAGTTCAACCTGTTTCCGCAGATGACCGCGCTCGAGAACGTGATGTTCGGGCCGATCCAGGTGCGCGGCGCATCGCGTGCCGATGCACGCGACCAGGCGATGGCGCTGCTCGACAAGGTTGGTCTCGAATCGCGCGCGAATCATTTCCCGTCGGAGCTGTCGGGCGGCCAGCAGCAGCGCGTCGCGATTGCGCGCGCGCTCGCGATCCGGCCGCGGCTGATGCTGTTCGACGAACCGACCTCGGCGCTCGATCCGGAATTGCGCCACGAAGTGCTGAAAGTGATGCAGGATCTCGCTACCGAAGGGATGACGATGATCGTCGTCACGCACGAGATCGGCTTTGCGAAACGGGTCGGCACGCGCCTGCTGTTCATGGATCAGGGCGGGATTGCCGAGGACGGCCATCCGGTCGACCTGATCGACCGGCCGCCGACCCCGCGCCTGAAGGAATTCCTGAAACACGTGTCCTGA
- the alr gene encoding alanine racemase, with product MPRPIVAHIRPDAVRHNLDFIRRTAAQSRVWGVVKADAYGHGIERIYPGLAAADGIALLDLDEAVRVRELGWDKPVLLLEGIFEPADVELADRHRLTVAVHCDEQLDLLIAARPQQPIDIQLKMNSGMNRLGYRPAAFRAAWERAASAPSIGKITLMMHFANADEGEVDWQLDQFDATTAGIPGERSTSNSAAVLWHPRAHRDWVRPGTILYGASPTGAARDIADTPLMAAMTLTSKIIGVQTLSPEETVGYGRRFTADRPMRIGVVACGYADGYPRHAPTGTPIAVDGVMTRVVGRVSMDMLTVDLTPCPNAGIGSSVELWGDQVKVDDVAEASGTIGYELMCALARRVPVVIVPPGASSEQPTLRTGSYGR from the coding sequence ATGCCCCGTCCCATCGTCGCCCATATCCGCCCTGACGCCGTTCGCCACAATCTCGACTTCATCCGCCGCACCGCCGCGCAATCGCGCGTGTGGGGCGTGGTCAAGGCCGATGCGTACGGTCACGGCATCGAGCGGATCTACCCGGGCCTCGCGGCCGCCGACGGCATCGCGCTGCTCGATCTCGACGAGGCGGTGCGCGTGCGCGAGCTCGGCTGGGACAAGCCGGTGCTGCTGCTCGAAGGGATCTTCGAGCCGGCCGACGTCGAGCTGGCCGATCGCCACCGCCTGACGGTGGCCGTGCACTGCGACGAGCAGCTCGACCTGCTGATCGCCGCCAGGCCGCAGCAGCCGATCGACATCCAGCTCAAGATGAACTCCGGGATGAACCGGCTCGGCTACCGCCCCGCCGCTTTCCGTGCCGCATGGGAACGCGCGGCGAGCGCGCCGTCGATCGGCAAGATCACGCTGATGATGCATTTCGCGAACGCCGACGAAGGCGAAGTCGACTGGCAGCTCGACCAGTTCGATGCGACCACGGCGGGGATTCCGGGCGAGCGCTCGACGTCGAACTCGGCCGCCGTGCTGTGGCATCCGCGCGCGCACCGCGACTGGGTGCGGCCTGGCACGATCCTGTACGGTGCATCGCCGACCGGTGCGGCGCGGGATATCGCCGACACGCCGCTGATGGCCGCGATGACGCTGACGAGCAAGATCATCGGCGTGCAGACGCTGTCGCCGGAAGAAACCGTCGGCTACGGCCGCCGCTTCACGGCCGACCGGCCGATGCGGATCGGCGTCGTCGCGTGCGGCTATGCGGACGGCTATCCGCGCCACGCACCGACCGGCACGCCGATCGCGGTGGACGGCGTGATGACGCGCGTCGTCGGCCGCGTGTCGATGGACATGCTGACCGTCGACCTGACGCCGTGCCCGAACGCGGGCATCGGGTCGAGCGTCGAGCTGTGGGGCGACCAGGTGAAGGTGGATGACGTGGCGGAAGCCAGCGGCACGATCGGCTACGAGCTGATGTGCGCGCTCGCGCGCCGCGTGCCGGTCGTGATCGTGCCGCCGGGTGCGTCGAGCGAACAGCCGACGCTGCGGACCGGGAGCTACGGGCGCTGA
- a CDS encoding LysR family transcriptional regulator: MDLNAVEMFVTVVQAGSLSAAALRTGVPLPTLSRRVRELERQLSVQLLERSVRGTKLTDAGVRLYEHASRGIEALIEAKEAVVSAQHQLKGFLRLSLPPTFDIWWDLLAAFQVRFPGIRLFVYTTERRVDLIVDGIDVALRVGAIEHESMVARKILQYRHRLVASPALLEQYGRPATPEDLQLLPCATWGLGAYAQPVWNLGETPFHPRPLFATNDYAHLHRRALAGDVVTELPPFLVMEDLRTQRLVSLLDEHPLPEQELNLLYPSHRHPSSVVRAYLDFCKEYWKEKAHGDLFG, translated from the coding sequence ATGGACCTCAATGCCGTCGAAATGTTTGTGACTGTGGTGCAGGCCGGGAGCCTGTCCGCTGCCGCATTGCGCACCGGTGTGCCGTTGCCAACCTTGAGCCGCCGGGTTCGGGAGCTTGAAAGGCAACTCAGCGTTCAGTTGCTCGAGCGTTCGGTTCGCGGCACCAAATTGACGGATGCCGGCGTCCGGCTTTACGAACACGCGAGTCGTGGAATCGAGGCGCTGATCGAGGCGAAGGAGGCGGTGGTCAGTGCCCAGCATCAGCTGAAGGGATTTCTGCGCTTGTCGTTGCCGCCGACGTTCGATATCTGGTGGGATTTACTGGCGGCGTTCCAGGTGCGTTTTCCGGGCATCCGGCTCTTTGTCTATACGACGGAGCGGCGCGTCGACCTGATTGTCGACGGCATCGATGTGGCGCTGCGCGTGGGAGCGATCGAGCATGAGTCGATGGTGGCGCGCAAGATCCTGCAGTACCGGCATCGGCTGGTCGCGAGCCCCGCGTTGCTTGAACAGTACGGCCGTCCCGCCACGCCGGAGGATTTGCAACTGCTGCCGTGTGCAACCTGGGGACTTGGCGCCTACGCGCAACCGGTCTGGAATCTGGGGGAGACGCCATTTCATCCGCGTCCGCTGTTCGCCACGAACGACTATGCGCATCTTCACCGTCGGGCGCTTGCCGGAGACGTCGTGACCGAGCTTCCGCCGTTTCTGGTCATGGAGGATCTGCGTACCCAGCGACTCGTTTCCTTGCTCGACGAGCATCCGTTGCCGGAACAGGAACTCAACCTGCTTTACCCGTCTCATCGGCATCCGTCGTCGGTCGTGCGTGCCTATCTGGATTTTTGTAAGGAATACTGGAAAGAGAAGGCGCATGGCGATTTGTTCGGGTAG
- a CDS encoding ABC transporter ATP-binding protein/permease → MYFDRRLWAMMAGLRWRVAAAVALGLLAMGVGILRFVFLGRVLALVFSGAPARSIGEAVVATAACVLLRAWLDHRRTVLAQHTAGRVQATLRARLFDRIAALGPAWFSGERTGGVMLAVVDGVEQLQTFFGTYLPQLVIAACAPVMIFAVLAWWDVPTAAILLVAALVTLALPQLVHRADKRAALARSKAFKAFGEEFLDAVQGLPTLKAFGQSTAFGAKLAAKARALSDSTFWVLALGLLTRLFTDLGTGLGAAAAIAVGAWRVRHGDMSLEALLIVLMAGSEIFRPLRDLRSVLHQGMIGQSAANAIHALLDADSHAPAADAPRVASLRPEIAFDAVSFAYPGRRADAHAALSFSVREGETVAIVGPSGAGKSTIVRLLLRQHDAQGGAIRIGGHDVRTLDAGQVREMIAVVAQDATLFDGSVADNLRLGRPDASDADMIAAARAANAHDFISALPDGYATRIGERGLMLSGGQRQRLAIARALLRDAPILLLDEALSSVDAENEALIQQALDRLTRGRTTLVLAHRLSSVIGADRILVLDQGQVVDEGTHAALIARDGPYRRLMGPQLEAVAESVGAATTAGATARASSGPQVRPLNDDAAEIGWPETLQTLLRFVRPWTGKVVLTVLFGIGRVLAFIGVGVIGALVVGAVPGGQVSPALVTALLVIAPVAAVLHWLESWLAHDMAYRLLAEMRIALFATLERLAPAGLLRRRSGDLVSLATQDVETVEYFYAHTLAPAFVAVLVPAAVLVLLASVAWPLALVLLPFLLWAGLAPVLARRDVDRLGTGAREALGQLGAHLTETIQGLAELTAFQAVARRREAFVAEVDAYRKQRARLLDDLSAQSAALEVASGLGGLVVAALGALLCARGWFPRESLPLLVLVAVAAFMPVAEIGQVARQLADTIASTRRLRALEKEPVPVTDGSHAMPADPAVRFEATSFTYPGRSVPAIDRVSFEVPRGSTVALVGASGAGKSTVASLLLRFWDPQQGRVTLGGVDLRDLRLDDLRQHIALVAQDTYLFNDTLEANIRLAANDASDADVQRAIDHAALGDFVARLPDGLATRVGERGVQLSGGQRQRVAIARAFLKDAPVLILDEATSHLDTISEQQIRAALEDLMTQRTSIIIAHRLSTVRNADLILVMEHGGVIEAGRHADLMARQGAYARLVSHQASGVAA, encoded by the coding sequence ATGTATTTCGACCGACGACTATGGGCAATGATGGCTGGGCTGCGCTGGCGGGTTGCTGCCGCCGTCGCGCTCGGCCTGCTCGCGATGGGTGTCGGCATCCTGCGCTTTGTATTTCTCGGCCGCGTGCTCGCGCTGGTCTTTTCCGGCGCGCCGGCACGCAGCATCGGCGAAGCCGTCGTTGCAACGGCGGCCTGCGTGCTGCTGCGCGCATGGCTCGACCATCGCCGCACGGTGCTCGCGCAGCACACGGCCGGGCGCGTGCAGGCCACGCTGCGCGCGCGGCTGTTCGACCGGATTGCCGCGCTCGGCCCCGCGTGGTTCAGCGGCGAACGCACGGGCGGCGTGATGCTGGCCGTCGTCGATGGCGTCGAGCAATTGCAGACGTTTTTCGGCACCTACCTGCCGCAGCTCGTGATCGCCGCGTGCGCGCCGGTGATGATCTTCGCGGTGCTCGCGTGGTGGGACGTGCCGACGGCCGCGATCCTGCTGGTCGCGGCGCTCGTCACGCTCGCGCTGCCGCAGCTCGTGCATCGCGCCGACAAGCGCGCGGCGCTCGCGCGCTCGAAAGCGTTCAAGGCATTCGGCGAGGAATTTCTCGACGCGGTGCAAGGCCTGCCGACGCTGAAGGCGTTCGGGCAAAGCACGGCGTTCGGCGCGAAGCTGGCCGCGAAGGCGCGCGCGCTGTCCGACAGCACCTTCTGGGTGCTCGCGCTCGGCCTGCTGACACGGCTCTTCACCGATCTCGGCACCGGCCTCGGCGCGGCCGCCGCGATCGCGGTCGGCGCGTGGCGCGTGCGGCACGGCGACATGAGCCTCGAGGCGCTGCTGATCGTGCTGATGGCCGGCAGCGAAATCTTCCGGCCGCTGCGCGACCTGCGTTCCGTGCTGCACCAGGGGATGATCGGCCAGTCGGCGGCGAATGCGATTCACGCGCTGCTCGACGCGGATAGTCACGCGCCGGCCGCTGACGCGCCGCGCGTCGCAAGCCTGCGTCCGGAGATCGCGTTCGACGCCGTCAGCTTCGCGTATCCGGGGCGTCGCGCGGACGCACATGCGGCGCTGAGTTTCTCGGTACGCGAAGGCGAGACGGTGGCGATCGTCGGGCCGAGCGGCGCGGGCAAGTCGACCATCGTGCGCCTGCTGCTGCGCCAGCACGATGCGCAGGGCGGCGCGATCCGCATCGGCGGCCACGACGTGCGCACGCTCGATGCCGGCCAGGTGCGCGAGATGATCGCGGTCGTCGCGCAGGATGCGACGCTGTTCGACGGCAGCGTGGCCGACAACCTGCGGCTCGGCCGCCCCGATGCGAGCGACGCGGACATGATCGCCGCCGCGCGTGCCGCCAACGCACACGATTTCATCTCGGCGCTGCCCGACGGCTACGCGACGCGCATCGGCGAACGCGGGCTCATGCTGTCGGGCGGGCAGCGCCAGCGCCTCGCGATTGCCCGCGCGCTGCTGCGCGATGCGCCGATCCTGCTGCTCGACGAGGCGCTGTCGTCGGTCGATGCGGAGAACGAAGCGCTGATCCAGCAGGCGCTCGACCGGCTCACGCGCGGGCGGACCACGCTCGTGCTCGCGCACCGGCTGTCCAGCGTGATCGGCGCCGACCGCATCCTGGTGCTCGACCAGGGGCAGGTGGTCGACGAGGGCACGCACGCGGCGCTGATCGCGCGTGACGGCCCGTATCGCCGGCTGATGGGGCCGCAACTGGAAGCGGTCGCCGAATCGGTCGGCGCGGCGACGACGGCCGGCGCGACCGCGCGCGCGTCGTCGGGCCCGCAGGTGCGGCCGCTGAACGACGATGCGGCCGAGATCGGCTGGCCGGAAACCCTGCAGACGCTGCTGCGCTTCGTGCGTCCGTGGACGGGCAAGGTCGTGCTGACGGTGCTGTTCGGGATCGGCCGCGTGCTCGCGTTCATCGGCGTCGGCGTGATCGGCGCGCTGGTGGTCGGCGCGGTGCCGGGCGGCCAGGTGAGCCCGGCGCTCGTCACCGCGCTGCTCGTGATCGCGCCGGTGGCGGCCGTGCTGCACTGGCTCGAATCGTGGCTCGCACACGACATGGCGTACCGGCTGCTCGCGGAAATGCGCATCGCGCTGTTCGCGACGCTCGAACGCCTCGCGCCGGCCGGGCTGCTGCGCCGCCGGTCCGGCGATCTCGTGTCGCTCGCGACGCAGGACGTCGAGACGGTCGAGTATTTCTATGCGCACACGCTGGCGCCCGCATTCGTCGCGGTGCTTGTGCCGGCCGCTGTGCTGGTGCTGCTCGCGTCGGTCGCGTGGCCGCTCGCGCTCGTGCTGCTGCCGTTCCTGTTGTGGGCCGGGCTCGCACCGGTGCTGGCGCGGCGCGATGTCGACCGGCTCGGCACCGGCGCACGCGAAGCGCTCGGCCAGCTCGGCGCGCACCTGACCGAAACGATCCAGGGGCTTGCGGAGCTGACCGCGTTCCAGGCCGTCGCGCGCCGGCGTGAAGCGTTCGTGGCCGAAGTCGATGCGTACCGAAAGCAACGCGCAAGGCTGCTCGACGACCTGTCGGCACAGAGCGCCGCGCTGGAAGTCGCGAGCGGGCTCGGCGGGCTGGTCGTCGCGGCGCTCGGCGCGCTACTGTGTGCACGCGGCTGGTTTCCGCGCGAGTCGTTGCCGCTGCTGGTGCTGGTGGCGGTGGCCGCCTTCATGCCGGTGGCCGAAATCGGTCAGGTCGCGCGCCAGCTCGCCGACACGATCGCGTCGACGCGCCGCTTGCGCGCGCTGGAGAAGGAGCCGGTGCCGGTGACGGACGGCTCGCATGCGATGCCTGCCGATCCGGCCGTGCGCTTCGAAGCGACGTCCTTCACTTACCCGGGCCGCAGCGTGCCCGCGATCGACCGCGTGAGCTTCGAGGTGCCGCGCGGCAGCACGGTCGCGCTGGTCGGTGCGTCGGGGGCGGGCAAGTCGACGGTCGCGAGCTTGCTGCTGCGCTTCTGGGATCCGCAGCAGGGCCGTGTGACGCTCGGCGGCGTCGACCTGCGCGACTTGCGGCTTGACGACTTGCGGCAACACATCGCGCTGGTTGCGCAGGATACCTACCTGTTCAACGACACGCTCGAAGCGAACATCCGGCTTGCCGCGAACGACGCGTCCGACGCGGACGTGCAGCGCGCGATCGACCATGCGGCGCTCGGCGACTTCGTCGCGCGGCTGCCGGACGGGCTCGCGACGCGTGTCGGCGAGCGTGGCGTGCAGCTGTCGGGCGGCCAGCGCCAGCGTGTCGCGATTGCGCGCGCGTTCCTGAAGGATGCGCCGGTGCTGATCCTCGACGAAGCGACGTCCCATCTGGACACGATCAGCGAGCAGCAGATCCGCGCGGCCCTGGAAGACCTGATGACGCAGCGTACGTCGATCATCATCGCGCACCGGCTGTCGACCGTGCGCAATGCCGACCTGATCCTCGTGATGGAGCACGGCGGCGTGATCGAGGCCGGACGGCATGCGGACCTGATGGCGCGGCAGGGCGCGTATGCGCGGCTCGTGTCGCATCAGGCGAGCGGGGTGGCGGCGTAA
- a CDS encoding MAPEG family protein gives MTTSQLCLFIVALLPFPMTFLAKARKGYDNRAPRDYLAKLEGWRARAQAAHQNAWEALALFTAALVVAWHNGANVHRVDQLAMAFVAIRIVYMLMYLLNWASLRSLVWFGGMACVVALFFAAP, from the coding sequence ATGACGACGTCCCAGCTGTGCCTGTTCATCGTGGCGCTGTTGCCGTTCCCGATGACGTTTCTCGCAAAGGCCCGCAAGGGCTACGACAACCGCGCGCCGCGCGACTACCTGGCGAAGCTCGAAGGCTGGCGTGCCCGTGCGCAGGCCGCGCACCAGAACGCGTGGGAAGCGCTCGCGCTGTTCACGGCCGCGCTGGTGGTGGCGTGGCACAACGGCGCGAACGTGCATCGCGTCGACCAGCTTGCGATGGCGTTCGTCGCGATCCGCATCGTCTATATGCTGATGTACCTGCTGAACTGGGCGTCGCTGCGTTCGCTCGTGTGGTTCGGCGGGATGGCGTGCGTGGTTGCGCTGTTCTTCGCTGCGCCGTAA
- the glnH gene encoding glutamine ABC transporter substrate-binding protein GlnH: MSRRSFLKAVAVVAALGASLAHADTKTLVVGTDTSFMPFEFKQGDKYVGFDLDLWAEIAKDQGWKYTIQPMDFAGLIPALQTQNIDVALSGMTIKEERKKAIDFSAPYYDSGLAAMVQADNTTIKSIDDLNGKVIAAKTGTATIDWIKAHLKPKEIRQFPNIDQAYLALEAGRVDAAMHDTPNVLFFVNNEGKGKVKVAGQPVSGDKYGIGFPKGSPLVPKVNASLVKIRADGRYAQIYKKWFGAEPPKM; encoded by the coding sequence ATGAGTCGCCGTTCCTTCCTGAAAGCCGTCGCGGTCGTTGCCGCGCTCGGCGCAAGCCTCGCGCACGCGGACACCAAGACGCTCGTCGTCGGGACCGACACGTCGTTCATGCCGTTCGAGTTCAAGCAGGGCGACAAGTACGTCGGCTTCGATCTCGACCTGTGGGCGGAGATCGCGAAGGACCAGGGCTGGAAATACACGATCCAGCCGATGGATTTCGCGGGCCTGATCCCGGCGCTGCAGACGCAGAACATCGACGTCGCGCTGTCGGGCATGACGATCAAGGAAGAGCGCAAGAAGGCGATCGACTTCTCCGCGCCGTACTACGACAGCGGCCTCGCGGCGATGGTCCAGGCCGACAACACGACGATCAAGTCGATCGACGACCTGAACGGCAAGGTGATCGCCGCGAAAACGGGCACCGCGACGATCGACTGGATCAAGGCGCACCTGAAGCCGAAGGAGATCCGCCAGTTCCCGAACATCGACCAGGCGTACCTCGCGCTCGAAGCCGGCCGGGTCGACGCGGCGATGCACGACACGCCGAACGTGCTGTTCTTCGTGAACAACGAAGGCAAGGGCAAGGTGAAGGTCGCGGGCCAGCCGGTCAGCGGCGACAAGTACGGGATCGGCTTCCCGAAGGGCAGCCCGCTCGTGCCGAAGGTCAACGCGTCGCTCGTGAAGATCCGGGCCGATGGCCGCTACGCGCAGATCTACAAGAAGTGGTTCGGTGCCGAACCGCCGAAGATGTGA
- the glnP gene encoding glutamine ABC transporter permease GlnP — MNFDWSAIWAALPDLMDGVRLTVFIAFFGLVGGFIVGMIAGMFRAYGPKAMNVLAQVYIELIRGTPIVVQVMFLYFALPLLAHIRIDGLTAAIIAITVNSGAYLAEVVRGALLSIPKGLTEAGLAMGLSMPRVLLKVVGPLAFRRLIPPLGNQCIVSLKDTSLFIVIGVGELTRKGQEIIAGNFQAVEIWTAVAVIYLLLTGAMTLTLRLVEKRMRIL, encoded by the coding sequence GTGAATTTCGATTGGTCGGCGATCTGGGCGGCGTTGCCGGACCTGATGGACGGGGTCCGGTTGACGGTGTTCATCGCATTTTTCGGGCTGGTGGGCGGCTTCATCGTCGGGATGATCGCGGGCATGTTCCGCGCTTACGGACCGAAGGCGATGAACGTGCTTGCACAGGTTTATATTGAATTGATCCGCGGCACGCCGATCGTCGTGCAGGTGATGTTCCTGTATTTCGCGCTGCCGTTGCTCGCGCATATCCGCATCGACGGCCTGACGGCCGCGATCATCGCGATCACGGTGAATTCCGGCGCGTATCTCGCGGAAGTAGTGCGCGGCGCGCTGCTGTCAATCCCGAAGGGGCTGACGGAAGCGGGGCTCGCGATGGGCTTGTCGATGCCGCGGGTGCTGCTGAAGGTGGTCGGGCCGCTCGCGTTCCGGCGCCTGATTCCGCCGCTCGGCAACCAGTGCATCGTGAGCCTGAAGGACACGTCGCTGTTCATCGTGATCGGCGTCGGCGAACTGACGCGCAAGGGGCAGGAAATCATCGCGGGCAATTTCCAGGCGGTCGAGATCTGGACTGCGGTGGCTGTCATCTACCTGTTGTTGACCGGCGCCATGACGTTGACGCTGCGGCTCGTCGAAAAGCGGATGAGGATCCTATGA
- a CDS encoding enoyl-CoA hydratase, giving the protein MTSDQETAEPILLRDAHDGVVTLRLNRPQQFNALSEAMLASLHDAFESLAADPHVRCVVLAAEGKAFCAGHDLRQMRSQPELDYYRTLFAQCSRVMLAMRALPVPVIARVHGIATAAGCQLVAACDLAIAADTARFAVSGINVGLFCSTPAVALSRNVTAKRAFDMLVTGRFVDAATAAAWGLVNEAVPEDALDAAVARKVAEIVAKSPAAVRYGKQMFYRQRELPLDEAYAYAGDVMARNMMEEDAGEGIDAFLEKRKPTWHS; this is encoded by the coding sequence ATGACATCCGATCAAGAGACTGCCGAGCCGATCCTGTTGCGCGACGCGCACGACGGCGTCGTCACGCTGCGGCTGAATCGTCCGCAGCAGTTCAACGCATTGTCCGAGGCGATGCTCGCGAGCCTGCACGATGCATTCGAGTCGCTGGCGGCCGATCCGCATGTGCGCTGCGTCGTGCTGGCCGCCGAAGGCAAGGCGTTCTGTGCAGGCCACGACCTGCGGCAGATGCGCAGCCAGCCCGAGCTCGACTACTACCGCACGCTGTTCGCGCAATGCAGCCGTGTGATGCTCGCGATGCGCGCGTTGCCGGTGCCGGTGATCGCGCGCGTGCACGGCATTGCGACGGCGGCCGGCTGCCAGCTCGTCGCCGCGTGCGATCTGGCGATCGCGGCCGATACCGCGCGCTTCGCGGTTTCGGGCATCAACGTCGGGCTGTTCTGCTCGACGCCGGCCGTGGCGTTGAGCCGCAACGTCACGGCGAAGCGCGCGTTCGACATGCTCGTGACCGGGCGCTTCGTCGATGCGGCGACGGCCGCCGCGTGGGGGCTCGTCAACGAGGCCGTACCCGAAGATGCGCTCGACGCGGCCGTCGCGCGCAAGGTCGCCGAGATCGTCGCGAAGAGCCCGGCGGCGGTGCGGTATGGCAAGCAGATGTTCTATCGCCAGCGCGAGTTGCCGCTCGACGAAGCCTACGCGTATGCGGGCGACGTGATGGCGCGCAACATGATGGAAGAGGATGCGGGCGAAGGCATCGACGCGTTCCTCGAGAAGCGCAAGCCGACGTGGCATTCGTAG